The DNA window AATTGCCCCCCCTCGTTGTGAAACACCTTCACCGGCCCCCATTCGCACGCCAGGATCAGTTCGGGCAGCCCGTCCCCGTCCAGATCGCTCCACACCGCCCCGCTCACCAAACCCACCCCCTCCAGCCGCTTACTGTTCTCAGCATCCAGCACCCATTGCTGTCCATCGTTACGGTAAATACGAGACGCCGCCGCTTCAGGATAACGACCGGGAATGACCCGCCCGCCTACAAACAGGCCCAGATGTCCGTCGCCACGCAAGTCCGCCAGCGCCGCTGGTCCGATGCTAGACGCGTCCGTAGGCAAGCCAGCCGCGCTCTTCAAACTCCCACCCTGATAATCATAGCGCAGCACTGATTCGCCGTTGGTCGTACCGTCTTCGTAATTGGCCGAACCGACAAACAAGGAAGCCATACCGGCTATCGACCGCCAGCCCAGGACGGCGGTTTGATCGCGGGCTGCCGCACCATTGAGAGCAGGGGATTCAAGCAGCCTAAAGCCGGTCTCGGAGTCGTTGCGATACATGGCGAGCGTCCCGCCTTTGCCGCTGGCGATGATCAGATCATCGCGTCCGTCGCCATCGAAGTCGAACCAGGCGACACCCGGCCCGAGCTGACTGAGGCGATTGGGCAGCAGTGGTTGTCGTGAGAAGTCATCGAACAACTCTTCGTGATGCACATGGTGCAGCAGTTCACTGACGTCCTGAAAGAGTAACTGCTTTTCTTGTTCTTTGATGGTTTCTTTTTGCGGCGGTTTCGTTGCTTCCGACTCGTCAATTTCGACGAGACGATTCGGTCGGCAGTTGCGCACCACACTTCGCGCGCCACCACGCCAGGTCACCTCAACAGTCAGGTTGGTAGAACTCCCTGCGGCAAAGACCCGCATTGGATCGTCCCCTGACACGTACCGGCCTCCGCAAATCACTTCCTGGCTTTGAGTGACCGGCCCACCGTAAACCCTAATCTTCGCGCCAATGCCCTGCGTGTTGGGGGCCTTACCTCTCAGACGCACGGCGATCCGCGGCGCCGCGCTTTCATTACGATAAATCAACACCGGTCCATTCAGACAATTGATCACAACATCCAAGTCGCCATCGTTGTCTAAATCCGCCAGTGCCATTCCGTTGGAAACTTCGGTTGAATCGAAGCCCCATTCTTTGCCCGTTTCACGAAATGTCAAATCGTGGTGATTGTGAAAAGCGATGTTGGGTGTGTTCAAGCGCGGATATAGCAGAAGAGCCCTCCTCGTTGCTTCGAGAGAGACCTTCCCCATCATTCGAATTCGTTCCTGCGTGTCGGCGTCGTCCATATTATTGGCGAAGCCGTTGCTGACCAAAATGTCCTCCCAGCCGTCCAGGTCCACGTCCAGAAAAATCCCGCTCCAGGACCATTCTGAGCCGGCTACACCGCCGTAATTCGCAACTTCGGCGTAGGTGTCATCACCGCGATTCAGAAACAACGTGTTGCGCCTCATCTGCAATTGAGTGTCGAAGACCCCCGGCAGGTTAGGTTGCGGGTGCATCGTGCTTTTTTGGGTAAGCTTCAGCTGATGCTGGCGGCTCAGCATGTCCATTACGAGAAAATCGTCGTAGCCATCGCGATTAACATCGGCGAAATCAACTCCCATCGAAAAATAGCTGGTAGAACGCCAGGCAAGATGATTGAGCGCATGAAAGTGACCGTGACCATCGTTGATCCAACAGCGATCCGGCGTGGACACGTCATTGCAAACGTAGAGGTCGGGTGCTCCATCGCCGTTGAGATCGTGAAACATTGCAGACAATCCCTGGTCCCACGGAGCCCGGGTAAGGGGCTTGCCCTCCTCGTCGAGAAAAGTTCCATCAGTCCATGAAACCGCCGTAAACTTACCTTTGCCGTCGTTCAAGTATAAAACGTCCGGCTCACCCAATTCATATATCGTCCCATCTATAATTTTGATGCGTTGAGCGTAACGCCCCCGGGCCACGGGCCGGCCGTCAACATAAGAGACGGCGAAGGCTCCACCGCTTCGAAGAATCGAAACGACGCCGTAGTTGGCGACATACAGGTCAAGCGTCCCGTTGCCGTCAACATCAGCCAACGCCATCGAAGTGCTGCCCAGCTTCGACACGAGTCCTGCCGCAGCGGTCACGTTGGTGAAATGGCCATGACCATCATTCAAGAAACAAGCATTCGGCCCACCCATGGATGTGACCAGCAAATCTAAATCGCCATCACCGTCTATGTCGGCAAATACCGCCCCGGTCGAAGTCTGTCCAGGACAGGCTACGCCCGCTTCGGCAGTCACGTCTTTGAAGCTCCAGTTTCCGAGATTCTTGTAGAGCGCATTCGTCCCGTCCAGATTACAAAGGTAAATGTCGCAAAGTCCGTCCCCGTCGAAGTCCCCGAGTGCAACTCCTGATCCGTTCATCAGGTTGACATTCGTGATGGCCCGTGATTCCGGCAGCGTATTCGTAAAGTGTATCCCGGTTGCCTCGGGCGTGAGCAGGCTGAAACCTGTCCTGCCTGACGCAGGAACTGAAAGTATCGCCGTGCGAAAGCCTTCAGCCTTCTGCCAGTTCAACGGCTCGGCATCGGTTGAGAAAACTCCGGCCTCCATCAAAACAGCCAGCAGTACCACGCCAATGTGAGTCGCCGCGGAGTTCATTTTTGTGGGAATACGCGGTGCGTTTGACCGCCACAACGTTCTGATAGGAATAACTTTTCTATTTGCTCAGAGCGGTCAGTCGTTCGACGGTCAAGCTAATCTTCTCTCGGGTGCGGGCAAGCCTATTTGCGCCGCCTTTTTCAATCGCGTCAAATCGACCGGCGGGCAGGTTAAACGGTTGAAACCGTCCATGGACGTAATACACTACCAACGAGTTCATGGCACGTCGCACGAAACATTATCGGAGCGGAAAGAATGCGAAGACACGAAGGACACGGAAAACATCATCCTATTGGATGGTCACCGCCCTCGTTCTGGTCTGCCTGGGTCTTTTATCCGGGTTAGCCGGCTGGTTCCACCACCGTCCATCAAATCATCCATCTGGCAAATCCAACGTTCAAAGTGCTCCTTCACGGGTAAGTACGGAAGGTATCGCTCCCAGCGAGCCGACGAAAGCGAGCGCGACCGGCGAGACGCAGCCCGTAGATGTTGAAAAGTCCGCCAACCTTCTAAACGAGGGGGTCGAGCTGCTATCGCGCGGGAAGGTCAACGATGCCCTTGCGCGCTTCCAGGAGGCGGTTAAATTGAATCCCGAGGATGAAGACGCTCATTATAATCTGGCGCTGGCGCTGGCTCGAAAGGGCGATCGGAAGGCTGCGCAAAAACAGTATCTTGAAGCGCTGCGAATCTATCCCGATTATGCCGAAGTTCACAATAGCTTTGGCAACCTGCTGGTTGCCGAGGGGAAATTGGGTGAAGCAATCGAACATTTTCAATCCGCAATAAAACTCGCCCCGGACGACGCTTCTGCTCGGAACAATTTGGGTACCGCGCTGGGGTTGCAGGGCAAAGTGGTCGAATCGATCTCGTGCTTTCGAGAGGCGGTGCTCCTGAAACCCGGCTTCCTTGAGGCTCGCAATAACTTGGCCAGCGCCTACCTTGCTCAAGGCAGAATCGAGGAGGCCATTGCAGAGTTTGGTGGCATCCTCAAACTCAATCCGGACTTTGCGCCAGCCCAGCTGGGGTTGACCAAAGCGCGCCAGTTTCAGCAAAAATGAAGCTTGCTCGACAACGGCTGCTTCAACATAACCAACGGCAAACGCGACGCATGAAGAAGAACCGGCCAGCAACCTTGCCCGCAGGTGCGGCACTGTTTTTGTTGCTACACTCAACGTGCGTTCTTCGTGCGGTGGACGCCGGGTTCCCAAAACAAATCGCTGATCCGCTCAAGCTCAACCTCAATACGCTTCGTTTGATGGAGGAAAGCAAACACAAGCAGACCGATGCCGCCAAATCGTGGAAGGCCTTCCACGATTTCCAGTTTGCCGACCGGTACGAGGAAAGCGGCATTCGCTTCGAAAGCCGGATCGTGGACGACGCCGGAAAAAACTACAAGGCGGTCCATTACGATCACGGCACCGGCTTGGCGGTCGCCGACGTGGACGGTGACGGCCTGCTCGACATCTATTTCGTTAATCAGGTCGGCGGAAATCAACTCTGGCGGAACCTCGGCCATGGCAAATTTGAAAACATCACATCTGTCGCCGGGGTCGGATTGGGCGACAGAATCTGCGTGACAGCCTCATTTGCCGATATTGATAACGATGGTATGCCAGACCTTTTTGTCACCACGGTGAAAATGGGCAACGTCCTGTTCAAGAATCTTGGGCATGGACGATTCAAGAACATCACTCAAGAAGCGGGCGTTGGCGCAGTGGCCCATTCATCGGGCGCCGTGTTTTTCGACTTCAACAACGACGGGCTGCTGGACCTCTTTGTGTGCAACGTGGGTGTTTACACCACGAACGAAAAGGGCCCTGGTGGTTTTTACGCGGGGTATGCAGACGCCTTTTCCGGCTGGCAGAAACCGGAACGCAGCGAACAAAGCGTGCTCTATCAGAACCTGGGCGGCGGGAAATTCAAGGACGTGTCGAAAGAGGTGGGCTTGCAGCACCGCGGCTGGAGCGGTGATGCGACATTTTGTGATTTGAATGAGGACGGCTTCCCCGATCTCTACGTGTTGAGCATGTCGGGGGACGACAAGTATTATGAAAACGATCATGGCAAACGCTTCGTCGAAAAGACTGCGGCATATTTTCCCAAGACGCCGTGGGGTGCGATGGGGGTGAAATTCTTCGATTACAATCTGGATGGCTTGATGGATCTGTTCGTCACAGACATGCACTCGGACATGACCGACGCCCAATCCAGTGCCGGCAAACGGGACCTCAGTTCAAGGTTCGCGAAACAGAAAAGCGATCAATGGTGCTCGATCGATTGGTCAGCCGAGGCTCTGCGCAGCGCTTCCAACAGCATCTTCGGAAACGCGTTCTACCAGAATCGGGGCAACGGAAAGTTCGTGGAGGTGTCGGACCAGATCGGCGCTGAAACGTACTGGCCCTGGGGCATTACGGTCGCCGACTTGAACGCGGACGGCTATGAAGACGTTTTTGTGACCGCCGGCATGGGTTACCCGTTTCGTTACGCCAACAATTCGCTGTTGCTGAATGATGCCGGGCAACGCTTCGTGGACAGCGAATTTGTTCTGGGCGTCGAGCCGCCGAAGAACAACCGCATTGAAAAGGAGTACTTCACCCTCGATTGCGACGGTAAAGACAGAGACAATCCGCTTTCCCGGCACAGGAAAGGGATCGTGGGAATAACCGGCTCGACCAGCAGCCGCTCATCCGTTGCCTTCGATGTGGACGACGACGGGGATCTGGACCTGGTGACCAACGATTTCAATGACCATCCGCGCGTCCTCATCAGCAATTTGTCGGAGAAGAAACGAATCCATTACCTGAAAATCAAACTGGTCGGAACAGTTTCCAACCGCGACGGCCTCGGCGCGCTGGTCAAAGTTCATTGCGGTTCCAAGACCTACACCCGCTACAACGATGGGAAGTCAGGTTACCTTTCGCAGAGCTCAATGCCACTCTACTTCGGGCTCGGTGACGTGGCAAAGATCGATCGTATCGAAATAAATTGGCCGTCTGGCAAGAAACAGACGCTCGGCGATGAAATTCGTACGAACACCTTGCTTACGATCACCGAGGACAGGTAGTTCCCACATCGAAGGGGAGACGGGTCAGACACCCAACCGTAGCAATGCCCCTCCGCCGAGGACCGAACCCATATCGCTGTTCACGGCAGCCGTGTCACGTCTATGCGGTTGGTGTCGCTCACGCCGATTTCGAGCAGCGCGGCGTTTTGGTAGAGTTCGAGATTGCTTTTCACCGCCGGCGCCTTCGCGACGCTGCGCTGCCGGTCTATTTCCTGAAGCGACAGGACATCGAGCGCGACCGGGTCCGTGCTGAACCGGAGCTGGTTCAAGGCGGCGGAATAATGGAGCAACGTCTGTTCCTCGCCCTGATACTGACAGATCAACGCGTCAACGATGTTCAGGACGAGCCGGTCGCTCAACGCGTCCCGGTCATCCCGCAACGGTCGCACGAGAATCTCTGGAACCGCGGTGGCGAGGCGGTCGGCGTCATTTTCAAAGCGGAAGGTATTATCGACGCTGCCCATGGCCAGGCCCAAAAGGTTGCCGGAAACACCGGCGAAATTGTGGTTCAGCAACGGCGTGATGCTGATGATTTTTGTGATCTGCTGCGTGATCAGCTTCGAGGCGTAGGATTTGCGCCCAATGCCTTCGCCCTTTTTGCCGAATTCCAGGTCACCCCAGACCAGCTGCCCGAGAAGCGCCGTTTCATAAAAGGCCTTTTCGTCGTAACCGGCTTCAGCGGCGCCTGCGACGCGAACGCCGTAGCGCACGGCGAGGTCAAAAAATCCCGCCTGTCGGAGATCAGCAAGGTGCTTGTCCCAAACGATGAGATGTTTGGGAGGCATCCCGGCCGCGAGCAGAGATTTGACGACGGCTTCGACGACCGCCGGACGGGTGCCGCTGGTCGGACCGGGCGCAGAGAAGACTTTGAGGCCGACCACGTCCTGTGTGGACACCAGACTCAACCACGCGTCCTTGAGCGTGGCTTTACCGGTCAGATTCGTCAGCCCACGCTGGACCATGGCGGGAATTTTTTCCGGCTGAGGATTGAACGTCGCGGTCGCGTCCGGGTCCTGAACGATGACCACGCGCGCACGTTTGCCGGGTTCACGATTCGGGGCGCCGGTTTCGGCTGCGGTCGCCGACGGTCCGATCAACAAACCCAGGCCCAGTAGAGTTGAAATAAGCCGCGTCATCACAGCGCCATCCCGTGCGTTTCTTGACTCGTCGGTCCCCGAATGTTACCACCGTGCCAGATGCTGACCATTAAAAAACTGGTCGCTCCGTTTCCTGCGTTGACTCTGACGGTGCTTGGCCTCGCACTGTTCAACGGCTGCGCCGAATCGGGTCCGCGCGCGCTTCTGCACGGCGAACGCCTTTTGCGCGAAGGGATTTTTGTTCAGGCGATTCCAATGCTGGAGCGGGCGGCGTTGTTGTTGCCCAGGGACGCGCGGGCGTGGAATCACCTCGGTCTCGCATACCACAACGCCGGGCGGCTGGATGATGCGGTCAAAGCCTACCAACAGGCGCTGGCACTCGACCGTAATCTCGCTGCGGTGCACTACAATCTCGGCTGTCTGCACCTCGAACGGAACAACACGGCCGCTGCGCTGGCCGAACTGATCAGCTTCACCGGATTCCACCCGAACGCGCCCGAAGGGTGGGCGAAACTCGGGACGGCGCAGTTGCGCGCGCACCAGCTCGACGCCGCGGAAAAAAGCTTTCGCCAAGCCGTCAAGCTCGATCCGCGCTGCGCGGAAGCCTGGAACGGCCTGGGTCTGGCCCAGACCCAGCGGAGGCGGTACCAGGAGGCCTTCCAGCAGTTCAATACCGCCGTGCGCGCCCAGCCTGATTACGCCCCCGCGTTGCTGAACAGCGCGATCGTTTCACAGGAGTATTTGAATGGCCGGTCGCTTGCGCTGCAGAAGTACCGCGAATATCTGGCGCTCCGGCCGCGATCGCCCGCCGCGCCGGGCGTCCGGCAAATCGTGAATCAACTGGAGATCGAGCTTCACCCGCCCGCCCGCCCGCCTCTAACAAACGCTCCGCCTCCGACCGCTGCGCTCACCCAATCCAGCGCTCCACAGGTTGTCACCAACAAACCGGCGACGAACGGTGCGACGCACAAGCCGCCGGAGAGCTCCGCGACGCGCGTCGCCCCCGTCGTTTTGTCGCAACGGACGAACGTTCCAAACCCCACGACGCCTCCGCGGGTGGCTGCGGCAACTTCGGCGCCGCCCGCAAGACGCGAAGCGGCTCCGCCGACAAACGTCGAAATTGTGCGCTTGTCAGAAGACGAACCGATCAAACCGGCGCGTGACACAGCGCCGGTCGTCGAACCGCGCAACCTCCAGACTGTTTCTTCGGGGACCGCAGTGACAAATCCGTCAACGGGCACGGCGTCCGCTCCGGTGAAACCGAAAAACGGGTTTGCCGCCCGGCTGAATCCAAAAAACTGGTTTCGCTCGAAAGACACACCCAATGCCCCGGCTTCGACCTCCACCGACATTGCCGACCCGCTGGCGGCCGGTGGGACCAACAAAACGCTGACCATTGCCCGGGCGACCAGCCCCGCGCCATTGCCGCACTCCGCCGTTGCGCGCTACAAGTATCGTTCGCCGGCACCGCCAAAGCCCGGTAACCGTGGCGACGCCGAACGCCTGCTGGCCCAGGGTGTGCAGGCGCAGGGGCGGAACCGGTTGAGCGAAGCTGTCGAGGCGTATCGCCAGGCCGCGAACGCCGATCCGTCGTTTTTCGACGCCCATTACAATCTGGGGGTCGCTGCTTATGAAGCGGGCGACATGTCGCAGTGCCTGGTGGCATACGAGTACGCGCTGGCGATTAATCCCATCTCGGTAAAGGCGCGTTTCAATTTCGCGGTCGCGTTGCAGAAGTCCGGCTACCCCCGAGACGCAGCCAACGAGCTGGAAAAATTGCTGGCCGCCGATTCATCCGAAGCGCGCGCGCAGTTTGCGCTGGCCAACCTTTACGCACAGCAGCTCGGTGAACCGGACAAAGCGCGCGAACATTATCTGCGGCTGCTGGAGTTGGAACCACAACACCCGCAGGCGACCGCCATCCGCTACTGGCTGGAGGCAAACCCATAACCGGTGTCAACATTGCGGTTGGCTTGTCCCAAGTATTGACACACAGGAATAGACCGCGCGACGAGTGGCAAGTCTTCAAGTTCGCGGAATCATTGAGGCACGAAAACCGCTGTTTCATCGGGGGCGGGTACGAGCGAGTCGGATTTTCGGGCGCTATTTTGGGACTGGCAATCTGATACAGTGACGACTAGCCTGCTGCGTATATTGACCGGGTGTCCGGCTGACCTATGAAACCAACCGAACTTAATCTCAGCTTCAACTGGTTTGACCTGTTTGTGCTCGTCATGCTGGTGGTGGGAATCTTCGTCGGGCGCAAGCGCGGGATGTCGATGGAGTTGCTTTCCGTCCTCCAGTGGCTGCTCATCGTTTTCGCCGGTGCGATGGCATGTGGACCCCTGGGTAAAATGCTGTCAGACC is part of the Candidatus Angelobacter sp. genome and encodes:
- a CDS encoding CRTAC1 family protein produces the protein MNSAATHIGVVLLAVLMEAGVFSTDAEPLNWQKAEGFRTAILSVPASGRTGFSLLTPEATGIHFTNTLPESRAITNVNLMNGSGVALGDFDGDGLCDIYLCNLDGTNALYKNLGNWSFKDVTAEAGVACPGQTSTGAVFADIDGDGDLDLLVTSMGGPNACFLNDGHGHFTNVTAAAGLVSKLGSTSMALADVDGNGTLDLYVANYGVVSILRSGGAFAVSYVDGRPVARGRYAQRIKIIDGTIYELGEPDVLYLNDGKGKFTAVSWTDGTFLDEEGKPLTRAPWDQGLSAMFHDLNGDGAPDLYVCNDVSTPDRCWINDGHGHFHALNHLAWRSTSYFSMGVDFADVNRDGYDDFLVMDMLSRQHQLKLTQKSTMHPQPNLPGVFDTQLQMRRNTLFLNRGDDTYAEVANYGGVAGSEWSWSGIFLDVDLDGWEDILVSNGFANNMDDADTQERIRMMGKVSLEATRRALLLYPRLNTPNIAFHNHHDLTFRETGKEWGFDSTEVSNGMALADLDNDGDLDVVINCLNGPVLIYRNESAAPRIAVRLRGKAPNTQGIGAKIRVYGGPVTQSQEVICGGRYVSGDDPMRVFAAGSSTNLTVEVTWRGGARSVVRNCRPNRLVEIDESEATKPPQKETIKEQEKQLLFQDVSELLHHVHHEELFDDFSRQPLLPNRLSQLGPGVAWFDFDGDGRDDLIIASGKGGTLAMYRNDSETGFRLLESPALNGAAARDQTAVLGWRSIAGMASLFVGSANYEDGTTNGESVLRYDYQGGSLKSAAGLPTDASSIGPAALADLRGDGHLGLFVGGRVIPGRYPEAAASRIYRNDGQQWVLDAENSKRLEGVGLVSGAVWSDLDGDGLPELILACEWGPVKVFHNEGGQ
- a CDS encoding tetratricopeptide repeat protein, yielding MVTALVLVCLGLLSGLAGWFHHRPSNHPSGKSNVQSAPSRVSTEGIAPSEPTKASATGETQPVDVEKSANLLNEGVELLSRGKVNDALARFQEAVKLNPEDEDAHYNLALALARKGDRKAAQKQYLEALRIYPDYAEVHNSFGNLLVAEGKLGEAIEHFQSAIKLAPDDASARNNLGTALGLQGKVVESISCFREAVLLKPGFLEARNNLASAYLAQGRIEEAIAEFGGILKLNPDFAPAQLGLTKARQFQQK
- a CDS encoding CRTAC1 family protein, which gives rise to MKKNRPATLPAGAALFLLLHSTCVLRAVDAGFPKQIADPLKLNLNTLRLMEESKHKQTDAAKSWKAFHDFQFADRYEESGIRFESRIVDDAGKNYKAVHYDHGTGLAVADVDGDGLLDIYFVNQVGGNQLWRNLGHGKFENITSVAGVGLGDRICVTASFADIDNDGMPDLFVTTVKMGNVLFKNLGHGRFKNITQEAGVGAVAHSSGAVFFDFNNDGLLDLFVCNVGVYTTNEKGPGGFYAGYADAFSGWQKPERSEQSVLYQNLGGGKFKDVSKEVGLQHRGWSGDATFCDLNEDGFPDLYVLSMSGDDKYYENDHGKRFVEKTAAYFPKTPWGAMGVKFFDYNLDGLMDLFVTDMHSDMTDAQSSAGKRDLSSRFAKQKSDQWCSIDWSAEALRSASNSIFGNAFYQNRGNGKFVEVSDQIGAETYWPWGITVADLNADGYEDVFVTAGMGYPFRYANNSLLLNDAGQRFVDSEFVLGVEPPKNNRIEKEYFTLDCDGKDRDNPLSRHRKGIVGITGSTSSRSSVAFDVDDDGDLDLVTNDFNDHPRVLISNLSEKKRIHYLKIKLVGTVSNRDGLGALVKVHCGSKTYTRYNDGKSGYLSQSSMPLYFGLGDVAKIDRIEINWPSGKKQTLGDEIRTNTLLTITEDR
- a CDS encoding DUF362 domain-containing protein, coding for MTRLISTLLGLGLLIGPSATAAETGAPNREPGKRARVVIVQDPDATATFNPQPEKIPAMVQRGLTNLTGKATLKDAWLSLVSTQDVVGLKVFSAPGPTSGTRPAVVEAVVKSLLAAGMPPKHLIVWDKHLADLRQAGFFDLAVRYGVRVAGAAEAGYDEKAFYETALLGQLVWGDLEFGKKGEGIGRKSYASKLITQQITKIISITPLLNHNFAGVSGNLLGLAMGSVDNTFRFENDADRLATAVPEILVRPLRDDRDALSDRLVLNIVDALICQYQGEEQTLLHYSAALNQLRFSTDPVALDVLSLQEIDRQRSVAKAPAVKSNLELYQNAALLEIGVSDTNRIDVTRLP
- a CDS encoding tetratricopeptide repeat protein produces the protein MLTIKKLVAPFPALTLTVLGLALFNGCAESGPRALLHGERLLREGIFVQAIPMLERAALLLPRDARAWNHLGLAYHNAGRLDDAVKAYQQALALDRNLAAVHYNLGCLHLERNNTAAALAELISFTGFHPNAPEGWAKLGTAQLRAHQLDAAEKSFRQAVKLDPRCAEAWNGLGLAQTQRRRYQEAFQQFNTAVRAQPDYAPALLNSAIVSQEYLNGRSLALQKYREYLALRPRSPAAPGVRQIVNQLEIELHPPARPPLTNAPPPTAALTQSSAPQVVTNKPATNGATHKPPESSATRVAPVVLSQRTNVPNPTTPPRVAAATSAPPARREAAPPTNVEIVRLSEDEPIKPARDTAPVVEPRNLQTVSSGTAVTNPSTGTASAPVKPKNGFAARLNPKNWFRSKDTPNAPASTSTDIADPLAAGGTNKTLTIARATSPAPLPHSAVARYKYRSPAPPKPGNRGDAERLLAQGVQAQGRNRLSEAVEAYRQAANADPSFFDAHYNLGVAAYEAGDMSQCLVAYEYALAINPISVKARFNFAVALQKSGYPRDAANELEKLLAADSSEARAQFALANLYAQQLGEPDKAREHYLRLLELEPQHPQATAIRYWLEANP